In Flavobacterium okayamense, a single window of DNA contains:
- a CDS encoding DUF4254 domain-containing protein, whose amino-acid sequence MFAEFAFPIFEQSIKDYHIIDDVYQPVKNPYEKGTIEYLLYAKNWVDTVQWHYEDIIRDPQIDPVAALDLKRKIDASNQVRTDMVEYIDSYFLQKYKDVQVKSDAKINTESPAWAIDRLSILALKIYHMNEEATRVEATAEHRAKCQEKLNVLLEQKQDMFTSISQLIQDIEAGDKYMKVYKQMKMYNDEELNPVLYQNKK is encoded by the coding sequence ATGTTTGCTGAATTTGCTTTCCCAATTTTTGAACAAAGTATAAAAGATTATCACATTATTGACGATGTGTACCAACCTGTGAAAAATCCTTATGAAAAAGGAACAATTGAATATTTACTATATGCAAAAAATTGGGTAGATACTGTGCAATGGCATTATGAAGATATTATTCGTGATCCACAAATCGATCCAGTTGCGGCTTTAGATTTAAAACGTAAGATTGATGCTTCGAACCAGGTCCGAACAGATATGGTGGAGTATATTGATAGTTATTTTCTTCAAAAATACAAAGACGTTCAAGTAAAGTCTGATGCAAAAATTAACACAGAAAGTCCAGCTTGGGCTATTGACCGTTTGTCAATTTTAGCATTAAAAATTTACCACATGAACGAAGAAGCGACTCGTGTTGAAGCTACGGCTGAACATAGAGCGAAATGTCAAGAAAAATTAAATGTATTGCTAGAACAAAAGCAAGATATGTTTACTTCAATTTCTCAATTAATTCAAGATATTGAAGCAGGCGACAAATACATGAAAGTGTATAAACAAATGAAAATGTACAACGATGAGGAACTAAACCCAGTGTTGTATCAAAATAAAAAATAG